One window of Nostoc sp. C052 genomic DNA carries:
- a CDS encoding IS630 family transposase (programmed frameshift), translating into MGSRLRAFLTREQDRTLFNLRTADVPQKVKDRAEVIRLSANGWYVEKIAAHFNWTAQTVREVLHRWEHLGLEGLWEKPGRGGKSRWTEDDMVFLEECLEKEPRTYNSVQLAQRLEQERSVTLSPDWLRQVLKKGIIWKRTRKSHKGKQDPVVQQVKQADLEMLELSAAAGEIDLKYLDESGFCAWSEPSYSYYFRGKQKRLEQSKRRGRRLSIIGFLQPLISFVYGLVIGGVSRKSYIQMMELEALEAQKTGRIRVIVQDNGPIHRCKEVQELWPKWEEMGLYIFFLPKYCSEMNPIELEWQHLKKDELASKTFEDELDLAYAVIDGVQARAEKGNYSTQRIRFNSNSSP; encoded by the exons ATGGGCAGCCGTTTAAGGGCATTTCTGACTCGTGAGCAAGATAGAACTTTGTTTAACCTGAGAACGGCAGATGTACCCCAGAAAGTTAAAGACAGAGCAGAAGTGATTAGATTGAGCGCAAATGGTTGGTATGTAGAGAAGATAGCGGCTCACTTTAATTGGACAGCACAAACAGTGCGAGAAGTTTTGCATAGATGGGAGCATCTTGGTTTAGAGGGACTTTGGGAAAAACCAGGGCGAGGAGGAAAATCAAGGTGGACGGAAGATGACATGGTGTTCTTAGAAGAATGTTTAGAGAAAGAACCTCGTACATATAACAGCGTTCAATTAGCCCAAAGATTAGAACAAGAACGCTCGGTAACATTGAGTCCTGACTGGTTAAGGCAGGTACTA AAAAAGGGGATCATTTGGAAACGAACGAGAAAAAGCCATAAAGGAAAACAAGATCCAGTAGTACAGCAAGTTAAACAAGCAGATTTGGAAATGTTGGAATTGTCTGCGGCCGCAGGAGAAATCGATTTAAAGTATCTAGATGAATCAGGGTTTTGTGCTTGGAGTGAACCGAGTTACAGCTACTACTTCCGAGGCAAACAAAAACGTTTAGAGCAGAGCAAGCGTCGAGGTCGAAGGTTAAGTATTATTGGCTTTCTTCAACCGTTAATTAGTTTCGTTTACGGTCTGGTAATTGGAGGCGTTTCACGCAAATCTTATATTCAAATGATGGAGCTTGAAGCACTAGAAGCACAAAAAACGGGACGCATAAGAGTCATAGTGCAGGATAACGGCCCAATACATCGATGTAAAGAAGTGCAGGAGTTATGGCCAAAGTGGGAAGAGATGGGTTTGTACATCTTCTTTCTACCCAAATATTGTTCGGAAATGAACCCAATTGAATTGGAGTGGCAACACCTCAAAAAAGATGAACTAGCCTCGAAAACTTTTGAAGATGAGTTAGACCTTGCCTATGCTGTGATTGATGGAGTTCAAGCTAGAGCAGAGAAGGGAAATTACAGTACACAACGTATAAGATTTAACTCTAACTCTTCCCCTTAA
- a CDS encoding SDR family oxidoreductase, translating to MFQSLSGKKVVIIGASSAIDLAIATKTSQLGASVVISGPSQDKLNQLKDLISFGIEVTAVDILDEASVNALFDKVGKFDHLVVTAVPDRNMQRSLLAEMTAQIAQSGMEKFWATFYAVRAAVKNIAFDGSITLTSSVTISKPSKMGGISVIAAANAAVAVFGRTLALELSPIRVNAIAPGIFEDASVLTYQSESERSDLSKWAEASLPVQHLGQPEEQAQAVLSLMTNPYITGVTLPVDGGVTLL from the coding sequence ATGTTTCAGTCGCTATCAGGCAAAAAGGTAGTAATTATTGGCGCAAGTTCAGCGATTGATCTAGCGATCGCCACTAAAACATCTCAACTAGGAGCATCGGTAGTCATATCAGGCCCCTCACAAGATAAATTAAATCAACTCAAGGATTTAATTTCTTTTGGGATTGAAGTAACCGCCGTTGACATTTTGGATGAAGCTTCTGTCAATGCTCTATTTGATAAAGTCGGTAAGTTTGATCATTTAGTTGTCACAGCTGTACCGGACAGAAATATGCAGCGATCGCTTTTAGCAGAGATGACGGCTCAAATTGCTCAAAGTGGGATGGAGAAATTCTGGGCAACATTTTATGCTGTTCGTGCGGCGGTCAAAAATATAGCATTTGATGGTTCGATTACTTTGACATCGAGTGTTACTATCTCCAAACCTTCAAAAATGGGTGGTATTTCAGTCATAGCAGCCGCCAATGCTGCTGTTGCTGTATTTGGACGCACGCTAGCCTTAGAACTCTCACCGATTCGAGTAAATGCGATCGCCCCTGGAATATTTGAGGATGCAAGCGTATTGACTTATCAAAGCGAGTCTGAACGTTCAGATTTGTCAAAGTGGGCTGAAGCATCTTTGCCTGTGCAGCATCTGGGACAACCAGAAGAACAGGCGCAAGCCGTGTTGAGTTTGATGACCAATCCATATATCACAGGGGTAACTTTGCCTGTGGATGGTGGTGTAACCCTTTTGTAA
- a CDS encoding DUF6014 family protein: MKTICVDEQEITRQIVKDIEQDEIAKAVKKLRQQATNSNELLPAWLSKTADALENNDWGILSEDFINMNFIGKNGYFLIIGPYQINRQSQPKRALSAIYGKIHDNQEPSIEQLENLCREKFGKLSHSIPINLSFTEIASCGNVSGESGEAFIVPNGWYFSNIVCGPALNNAKEQQQRFLGSSRECILKVFEYETANLLLGPLEDELNGERYRHMDTQVHEAGHASGLGFDFKIKHNLFQNYTYGGVEEWRADSLGFEFAACILPAQEAGKLVAVNFCIRFGLDAHRLGGIEKDTDVYASLISLEYLFQNDAVYVTKNGQLALRNLTYPGLLEAVELHRTHALSLTRRELTLKSPTGFFPLYNVDIHPSTQSIFQGLVMERCQGIWTKLQ, translated from the coding sequence ATGAAAACAATCTGTGTAGATGAACAAGAAATAACTAGACAAATAGTCAAAGATATTGAGCAAGATGAAATCGCCAAGGCTGTTAAAAAACTGCGCCAACAGGCGACAAACTCTAATGAACTTCTTCCAGCTTGGCTATCAAAAACAGCAGATGCTTTAGAAAATAATGACTGGGGCATCTTGTCCGAAGATTTTATCAATATGAATTTTATTGGTAAAAATGGGTATTTTCTGATTATCGGGCCTTATCAAATAAATCGACAATCTCAACCCAAACGGGCTTTAAGTGCAATTTACGGAAAAATACACGATAACCAAGAGCCATCTATTGAGCAATTAGAAAATCTCTGCCGTGAAAAATTTGGAAAACTTAGCCACTCAATTCCCATAAACCTTTCTTTTACTGAAATTGCTAGTTGTGGCAATGTCAGTGGTGAAAGTGGTGAAGCCTTTATTGTCCCGAATGGATGGTATTTTAGTAATATTGTTTGTGGCCCAGCATTAAACAATGCAAAAGAGCAACAGCAACGTTTTTTAGGTTCTAGCCGCGAATGTATCCTAAAAGTCTTTGAATATGAAACAGCCAATTTACTATTAGGCCCCTTAGAAGATGAACTCAATGGTGAACGCTATCGTCACATGGACACTCAAGTTCATGAAGCTGGTCATGCAAGTGGTTTGGGATTTGACTTCAAAATCAAGCACAACCTTTTTCAAAACTATACCTATGGTGGTGTAGAAGAATGGCGAGCTGATAGCTTAGGATTTGAGTTTGCAGCTTGCATTTTACCTGCTCAAGAAGCTGGAAAATTGGTAGCTGTCAATTTCTGTATTCGCTTTGGTTTGGATGCTCACCGTTTAGGAGGTATAGAAAAAGACACAGATGTATATGCTAGTTTGATCAGCTTGGAATATCTGTTTCAAAATGATGCTGTATATGTGACAAAAAATGGTCAACTAGCTTTACGTAATTTAACTTATCCGGGTTTGCTCGAAGCTGTAGAACTTCATCGAACACATGCGTTAAGTCTGACCCGCAGAGAGTTAACCTTGAAAAGTCCTACAGGTTTTTTCCCTCTATACAATGTCGATATTCATCCATCAACTCAATCAATTTTTCAGGGACTAGTTATGGAACGCTGTCAAGGAATTTGGACAAAGTTGCAGTAA
- a CDS encoding condensation domain-containing protein, which translates to MKSTFEFICQLKNLSINLKIDGDRLRCHAPEGALTPTLRQEIAKRKTEIISLLQEAKQLKVSEQLSIQRVPRDGKLPLSFAQQRLWFVQQLSLESDSYNMLEALRLDGSLNVVALEQSLSELIRRHEVLRTTFPSVDGNPIQHIAPATALNLPIHDLQELSAKEQTAQIQQMVKSLASQPFDLAVGPLVQFTLLQLSQNEYVLLLKMHHIIYDGWSLSIFYRELSRLYAAFTQGLPNPLPPLPIQYADFAFWQRQWLTGEVLERQLK; encoded by the coding sequence ATGAAAAGCACATTTGAATTTATTTGTCAACTCAAAAATTTGAGTATCAATCTAAAGATAGATGGCGATCGCCTACGCTGCCACGCGCCTGAAGGGGCTTTAACTCCAACCCTACGCCAAGAAATAGCTAAACGCAAAACAGAAATTATTTCCTTATTGCAAGAAGCAAAGCAGCTGAAAGTTTCTGAGCAGTTGTCTATTCAAAGAGTGCCACGGGACGGTAAACTACCGCTATCTTTTGCCCAACAGCGACTCTGGTTTGTTCAGCAACTCTCACTTGAGAGTGATTCTTACAATATGCTGGAAGCATTGCGGCTAGATGGCTCCTTAAACGTAGTTGCACTAGAGCAGAGCTTAAGTGAACTTATTCGCCGCCATGAAGTTTTAAGAACCACTTTTCCCTCAGTAGACGGAAATCCTATCCAGCACATTGCCCCTGCCACAGCCTTAAATTTACCCATCCATGACTTGCAGGAGTTGTCAGCCAAGGAGCAGACAGCCCAGATTCAACAAATGGTCAAGTCTCTTGCGTCCCAGCCTTTCGACTTAGCTGTGGGGCCATTAGTACAATTTACCCTGCTACAACTAAGTCAAAACGAGTACGTACTGCTGTTGAAGATGCACCATATTATCTATGATGGTTGGTCTTTAAGCATCTTTTACCGGGAATTATCTCGGCTATATGCAGCTTTTACTCAAGGCTTGCCCAACCCACTACCCCCATTACCCATCCAGTATGCTGACTTTGCCTTTTGGCAACGCCAATGGCTCACAGGTGAAGTTCTCGAACGCCAACTTAAGTAG
- a CDS encoding class I SAM-dependent methyltransferase, whose product MTNQNVKLKMDKSEYISNFDKLILNPLTRKIYGKQEFFNVGYWFSDTEIQELACFNLIEKLLEFIPQKQGNILDIGCGLGATTNYLLKHYPFNNVIGINISPQQIERCTVNAPECKFICMDAVQMKFEDESFDNIICVEAAFYFETRQKFIKEAWRVLKPGGHLILSDIIFENTQHFGDWIVPLENIVKQKNLEDYKSIYQQAGFQKLEVLEATEECWLRHFRYLKSWMEQEFKAGEVDEQTYQVNVTAIDGLLKSSAIDYLLASSQKPTK is encoded by the coding sequence ATGACTAATCAAAACGTGAAATTAAAAATGGATAAAAGCGAATATATCAGCAACTTTGACAAGCTAATTCTCAACCCATTGACTAGAAAGATATATGGTAAACAAGAGTTTTTCAATGTTGGTTACTGGTTCTCAGATACTGAAATTCAAGAGTTAGCCTGTTTTAACCTGATAGAAAAACTTTTGGAATTTATTCCTCAAAAGCAGGGTAATATTCTGGATATTGGCTGCGGTTTAGGCGCAACGACTAATTATCTACTCAAGCATTATCCATTCAATAACGTAATAGGCATAAATATTTCCCCGCAACAAATTGAAAGATGTACGGTTAACGCTCCTGAATGCAAATTCATTTGCATGGATGCTGTACAAATGAAATTTGAAGATGAATCATTTGATAACATAATTTGTGTGGAAGCAGCTTTTTACTTTGAGACTAGACAGAAGTTTATTAAAGAAGCTTGGCGTGTATTAAAGCCAGGCGGTCATCTCATTCTCTCTGATATCATTTTTGAAAATACACAACATTTTGGTGACTGGATTGTTCCGCTAGAAAATATTGTTAAACAAAAAAATCTTGAGGATTATAAAAGTATTTACCAGCAGGCAGGATTTCAAAAATTAGAAGTTTTAGAGGCTACAGAAGAGTGCTGGCTAAGACACTTCCGATATTTAAAATCTTGGATGGAACAGGAATTTAAAGCTGGAGAAGTAGATGAACAAACTTATCAGGTAAATGTAACTGCTATAGATGGTTTACTAAAATCTTCCGCTATAGATTATTTATTAGCTTCATCTCAAAAACCAACGAAATAA
- a CDS encoding non-ribosomal peptide synthetase: MPTDKPRPPIQTFSGGVESFLLDSDLTQRLKQLSQESDTTLFMTLLAAFLVLISRYSGQPDIVVGSPIANRNSPQVEQLMGFFANTLALRGNLSDNPNFADFLAQVRQTTLEAYAHQDLPFEILVEKLQPERDLSRNPLVQVMFSLQNAPQSSGNLSGLNIQNIALPIDVKARFELEVNFWETPGGLEGVWCYNTDLFEAETITRLAQHFQTLLQAIAANPQTRVAELPLFSTAERHQLLAKWNDTQADYPQDKCIHQLFEEQVKRTPDAVALVRENQLLTYHQLNCRANQLAHYLKSLGVGADVLVGICVERSIEMVVGLLGILKAGGAYVPLDPEYPSERLRFMLEDAQIKVLLTQQHLIERLPQHQAQLVYLDTQELTPGSEDWVATEVQPSNLAYVLYTSGSTGRPKAVAIEHHSPVALVSWAKGVFTQQQLAGVLASTSICFDLSVFELFVTLSVGGKVILAQNALHLSTMSAANQVTLINTVPSAIAQLIRDGNLPPQLCTVNLAGEALQNQLVQQIYQHSQVESVFNLYGPSEDTTYSTFSLVEKGASSTVTIGQPIANTQVYILDEYLQPLPVGVPGELHIGGAGLARGYLNRPDLTQEKFIPHPFSDEADARLYKTGDLARYLPDGNIEYLGRIDHQVKIRGFRIELGEIEVALNQHNNVQANCVIAREDSPGEKRLVAYIVPNLQQTPTTTELRQFLATKLPGYMIPNAFVVLESLPLTPNGKIDRRALKAPSNTSDLEKFVEPRNQIELELVQIWSKILKIDKLGVQDNFFDLGGHSLLAPYLIIQIKQQFGKDIPLTTFFQNPTIEQLATIVQQDLESLNSSCLVAIQSNGSKLPFFCIPGASNQPFYLYHLGRYLGSDQPLYGFQANYLDGTLESVTCIEDIAGKYIQAMQTIQSQGPYFLGGHSFGGRVAFEMANQLVHQGHEVSLLVIIDTAAPTAQEKPILMEYMDWDNANWLVELIQAVEVSLAREIGISYDTIKSLSEEEQFKQVLQHLKMVNIFPPNAEIKHLKNMMQVNKANSLSLIDYLPQYNYPAQITLLRSEKVLAQESNNDVYFQTYSEISQDKTMGWSNYSLQPVDVHFVPGNHFTLMGEPYVQIVAERLKACIEQARK, encoded by the coding sequence ATACCTACCGATAAACCACGTCCCCCAATTCAAACCTTCTCTGGTGGGGTTGAGTCTTTCCTACTGGATAGCGACCTCACGCAACGCCTCAAGCAGTTGAGCCAAGAGTCAGATACCACCTTGTTTATGACTCTACTGGCGGCTTTTTTGGTGCTAATTTCTCGTTATAGCGGTCAGCCAGATATTGTTGTTGGCTCCCCCATTGCCAACCGCAACAGCCCCCAAGTTGAGCAGTTGATGGGTTTTTTCGCCAATACCCTAGCATTAAGAGGTAATCTTTCTGATAACCCCAATTTTGCTGACTTTTTGGCGCAAGTGCGGCAAACAACCTTAGAAGCTTACGCCCACCAAGATTTACCCTTTGAAATATTGGTGGAAAAACTTCAACCAGAACGCGATTTGAGTCGGAATCCCTTGGTACAGGTGATGTTTTCCCTGCAAAATGCGCCCCAGTCTTCTGGTAATTTGTCAGGTTTAAATATCCAGAATATAGCCTTACCAATTGATGTCAAAGCTAGATTTGAACTGGAAGTGAACTTCTGGGAAACTCCTGGTGGTCTGGAAGGTGTTTGGTGCTATAACACTGATTTATTTGAGGCTGAGACAATTACTCGTCTAGCCCAACATTTTCAAACTCTACTACAAGCGATCGCGGCTAATCCACAAACGCGAGTTGCTGAACTACCACTGTTCAGTACAGCAGAACGTCATCAATTGTTGGCAAAGTGGAATGATACCCAAGCAGACTATCCCCAAGATAAATGTATTCATCAGTTGTTTGAAGAACAGGTAAAACGTACCCCAGATGCAGTAGCGTTAGTCAGGGAAAATCAACTCCTCACCTACCACCAACTGAATTGCCGTGCTAACCAATTGGCGCACTACCTGAAATCTTTGGGTGTGGGTGCAGATGTGCTAGTCGGTATTTGTGTAGAACGCTCAATAGAAATGGTTGTCGGACTACTGGGGATTCTGAAAGCGGGCGGTGCTTATGTGCCGCTAGACCCTGAGTATCCCAGCGAACGTTTGCGCTTCATGCTAGAAGATGCTCAAATCAAAGTATTACTAACACAACAGCACCTAATTGAGCGACTACCCCAGCATCAGGCCCAGCTTGTCTATTTGGATACTCAAGAGTTGACCCCAGGCAGTGAAGATTGGGTTGCCACGGAAGTACAACCATCAAACCTAGCTTACGTCCTGTACACTTCTGGTTCCACAGGAAGACCAAAGGCGGTGGCGATAGAACATCATAGTCCAGTGGCTTTGGTGAGTTGGGCAAAAGGGGTGTTTACACAACAACAACTGGCGGGTGTGTTAGCTTCTACCTCTATCTGTTTTGATTTGTCAGTTTTTGAGTTATTTGTGACTTTGAGCGTCGGCGGAAAGGTCATTTTAGCTCAAAATGCTTTGCACTTATCAACGATGAGTGCGGCTAATCAAGTGACGCTGATTAATACTGTACCAAGTGCGATCGCCCAGTTAATTCGAGACGGCAATTTACCACCACAGTTATGCACAGTCAATTTAGCTGGTGAAGCTTTGCAAAATCAATTGGTGCAGCAAATTTATCAACATAGTCAAGTTGAAAGTGTCTTCAATCTCTACGGCCCCTCAGAAGACACAACTTACTCGACATTTAGCTTGGTAGAAAAAGGTGCTAGCAGCACAGTAACTATAGGGCAACCGATAGCGAATACACAAGTTTACATTTTAGATGAGTATCTGCAACCATTGCCTGTAGGTGTGCCAGGAGAGTTGCACATTGGGGGTGCGGGTTTGGCACGCGGCTATCTCAACCGCCCAGATTTAACACAAGAGAAATTCATCCCTCATCCTTTTAGTGATGAAGCCGATGCTCGACTTTACAAAACTGGGGATCTGGCACGTTATTTACCTGATGGTAATATCGAATACTTAGGACGCATTGATCATCAAGTCAAGATTCGCGGCTTCCGTATTGAGTTGGGAGAAATTGAAGTCGCACTGAACCAACACAACAATGTGCAAGCCAATTGTGTGATTGCGCGTGAAGATTCTCCTGGTGAAAAGCGGTTGGTTGCCTACATAGTGCCGAACCTACAGCAAACACCTACAACAACAGAACTGCGTCAGTTTCTGGCTACTAAACTGCCAGGATACATGATCCCAAACGCTTTTGTCGTCCTAGAGTCCCTACCATTAACTCCTAACGGCAAAATCGACCGTCGTGCCTTAAAAGCGCCTTCCAACACTAGTGACTTGGAAAAATTTGTTGAACCACGTAACCAAATAGAATTAGAACTCGTACAAATTTGGTCCAAAATTCTGAAAATTGACAAGTTAGGAGTACAAGATAATTTTTTTGATTTGGGTGGTCATTCTCTTTTAGCTCCTTACTTAATAATACAAATTAAGCAGCAGTTTGGTAAAGATATCCCCTTAACAACCTTTTTCCAAAATCCAACTATTGAACAGTTGGCAACAATTGTGCAGCAAGACTTGGAGAGCTTAAATTCGTCTTGTTTGGTAGCAATTCAATCTAATGGTTCAAAGTTACCTTTCTTTTGCATTCCTGGAGCCAGTAATCAGCCTTTTTATTTGTATCACTTAGGGCGGTATTTAGGATCTGATCAACCTTTATATGGCTTTCAAGCAAATTATTTAGATGGAACATTAGAATCAGTTACCTGCATAGAAGATATAGCTGGTAAATATATCCAAGCAATGCAAACTATCCAGTCCCAAGGCCCATACTTTTTAGGTGGACATTCTTTTGGTGGTAGAGTCGCTTTTGAAATGGCAAATCAGTTAGTTCATCAGGGACATGAAGTGTCTTTACTTGTGATCATTGACACTGCTGCTCCGACTGCTCAAGAAAAGCCAATACTGATGGAATATATGGATTGGGATAATGCTAACTGGCTAGTTGAGTTAATCCAAGCAGTCGAAGTTTCTTTAGCAAGGGAGATAGGGATTTCTTACGATACCATCAAATCTTTGTCTGAAGAGGAGCAATTCAAACAGGTTTTACAACATTTAAAAATGGTTAATATCTTCCCTCCCAATGCTGAAATTAAGCATTTAAAAAATATGATGCAGGTTAATAAAGCTAACTCTCTATCTTTAATTGATTATTTACCCCAATATAATTATCCTGCTCAAATTACACTGCTACGAAGCGAAAAAGTTCTTGCACAAGAGTCTAATAATGATGTATATTTCCAGACTTATTCGGAAATTTCTCAAGATAAAACTATGGGTTGGAGCAATTATTCTCTTCAGCCAGTGGATGTTCATTTTGTCCCAGGAAATCATTTTACGCTTATGGGTGAACCCTACGTTCAGATTGTAGCCGAACGATTGAAAGCTTGCATTGAGCAAGCACGTAAATAA